One genomic window of Ziziphus jujuba cultivar Dongzao chromosome 4, ASM3175591v1 includes the following:
- the LOC132803421 gene encoding protein LEAD-SENSITIVE 1-like, translating into MDEDSKGASNKLWRKLELGDHIYTWKGGDTKSYHGIYISDENVIHFDCHVVVTSSIEDFLSGGDVYLFEYGVNPALFLTIFLEHNSTLASANPPQVVQDCAAFLLNNGSYSDYYRFINNDEDFAMYCKTGLLVVDSIVFSRSWQTTFFLAVITAVFLSLLQLAPATFTGLAARCLGIYYVCRLASDIGARRNVVNIEAESLPVVDEILASGGLGRIEFLIDLFLRILMFAFAFFCLLLSLLGSIWNSNFLALLSI; encoded by the exons ATGGATGAAGATTCAAAGGGTGCTTCAAACAAACTCTGGAGGAAACTGGAGCTTGGAGATCACATCTACACATGGAAGGGAGGCGATACAAAATCTTATCATG GGATATATATCAGTGATGAGAACGTGATCCACTTTGATTGTCATGTTGTGGTCACTTCATCCATAGAAGATTTTCTTTCTGGTGGAGATGTCTATCTCTTTGAATATGGTGTCAATCCAGCTCTCTTCCTCACCATATTCCTGGAACATAATTCCACCCTTGCCTCTGCTAATCCACCTCAAGTTGTTCAGGACTGTGCGGCCTTCCTTCTCAACAATGGCTCCTACAGTGACTACTACCGCTTCATAAACAACGATGAAGACTTTGCAATGTACTGCAAAACAGGATTGCTTGTAGTAGACAGCATTGTTTTCAGCAGAAGTTGGCAAACAACATTTTTCTTGGCTGTTATTACTGCTGTCTTTCTTTCTCTATTGCAACTCGCCCCTGCTACTTTTACTGGTCTGGCAGCCAGATGTCTTGGCATTTACTATGTTTGTAGATTGGCTTCTGACATCGGAGCTCGTCGTAATGTTGTCAACATTGAAGCAGAGAGTTTGCCAGTGGTTGATGAGATATTGGCTTCTGGTGGTTTGGGCCGTATTGAATTCTTAATTGACCTGTTTTTAAGAATACTAATGTTTGCTTTTGCCTTTTTCTGTTTGCTATTAAGTCTACTGGGCAGTATTTGGAATAGTAATTTTCTGGCTTTGCTCTCCATATGA